The sequence below is a genomic window from Bactrocera neohumeralis isolate Rockhampton chromosome 4, APGP_CSIRO_Bneo_wtdbg2-racon-allhic-juicebox.fasta_v2, whole genome shotgun sequence.
TTTTATAGAttacacaaatttaaatttttcaaattatcctCTTTTAGAgtatcgatttaaaaaaagcaGTACATTGCgattctaaaataaattaattaaatacggATGACtgatattttatttgctaaaaTAGTTATCACATCCATGTgctaacttatttatttttgcttaatttcgTGTAAATCATTTGTAACGACAGCACTTCTCAAACATTCAAATACCAGCTGATTTGGTTTGAGTATTTTGTATAGTggcaaaaattttgtatttttttaagtaaaataataaataataatacaaagaTGGATGAGTGCGCTAATGATTCTAAAGAGGAACATTTGCGACTGGCATCGATCATCAAGGACTGTCACGACAAATTGAGATCTCAATCCAAATTGAAAGGAATGAAAGAAGCTTGGAGTGAGCATTTACAGAACACTGCGCTTTTGGAGCAATACTCGACAGCTATGCATCGTTTAGCTTCTATTTGGGAAACTAACACTACAAATCCTAATTTATATGCTCGCAGTCGTGTAAaatggataattgactactgcaattcatatttttttacgaacaaagtttttctcgaaaaacGTGATCGTGAACAACGACTGGCGGCATCGTACACAGATATGCCAACATTTGAAGCAAGTGAATTAAGAACATCCTTTACAAATTCTGTAAATGTACTTGACGTAGGCAGTTGTTTTAATCCCTTTGCTGGCGAAAGCAATTTTAACGTCACCGCAATTGATCTGTGCCCAGCGACAAGTGATGTTCTAAAAGgagatttcttaaaaattatggtagacaaaaaaataatcacTGAAGGTGGAGAAGTGCTACGCTTACCATGTGAATATTACGATTGTGTTATATTTAGTCTACTATTAGAATATATACCATCGCCAGAGGAACGGCTACATTGTTGTCAAAAGGCGTACGAACTTTTACATGCTGAAGGCATTTTGATAATCATAACACCAGATTCACAGCATGTAGGCAAAAATgcgaaattaatgaaaaattggcGTTATACACTGGGTACCTTGGGATTTTATAGAAtctgttttgaaaaattggcaCACATCACTTGTATGGTATTCAGAAAATCGCTTATTCCAGCAGTCGCACAACGTTGGGCTGAATTGCATCGCGAGGATTATATGTCAAAGACAATAAATATACCACAAGATAAAGTGTGATTATAAACACTACATGTTTTTTTATACTTGAGTGTGGAAtctgtcgattttttttttcattatttactatcgaaaattaaaaagtttaattcaaTTATGTAAAACTCTTTTAAGCATGCctttatttgtatgcatatacatacttatacagtTTTTTTATAACTGTTGGAAATACTATTATAGTTATTTTGAGCGACTTATATTTAACTTAATAAATAACTGTgtttatgatatatatatatgtatatatattattctcTTTAATCTCAGTGAATCTTATTGTATAGTCATTTCTAAATGTTGTTGCACGGCCTCCGGATTGGCATTGACACTTTCTGTACTAATCGTACTAACACTCGTGTTCATCTTTTGTGCGAAAAAAGCCGTTGCCGCACCTACAGCTTGTTTTGCTTTCAAAGCGGCTGTCGCACCCATAGCCTGCGCCATAATATTCGCTATATGCCTGGGCTTTTTCCTATCCGCCTCCCATTCAGCACGATGCAAACGCTGTCGATGTTTATACATATTAGCATTCGAGAAGAAAGTCATTGGACAATTAGGACAGGTGTATAACACTTCACCAGTATGTGTTGAGGTATGCTcctataattataaaatacaaaGGTGAATATATATAAACTTGTATATATTCAACGGCTACTGCCATTACCCTAAGATCTTGTGGTCGCTTGAATGCCTTCTCGCACATTGTACATTTGAATTTGCGCT
It includes:
- the LOC126755938 gene encoding S-adenosylmethionine sensor upstream of mTORC1; protein product: MDECANDSKEEHLRLASIIKDCHDKLRSQSKLKGMKEAWSEHLQNTALLEQYSTAMHRLASIWETNTTNPNLYARSRVKWIIDYCNSYFFTNKVFLEKRDREQRLAASYTDMPTFEASELRTSFTNSVNVLDVGSCFNPFAGESNFNVTAIDLCPATSDVLKGDFLKIMVDKKIITEGGEVLRLPCEYYDCVIFSLLLEYIPSPEERLHCCQKAYELLHAEGILIIITPDSQHVGKNAKLMKNWRYTLGTLGFYRICFEKLAHITCMVFRKSLIPAVAQRWAELHREDYMSKTINIPQDKV